From uncultured Bacteroides sp., a single genomic window includes:
- a CDS encoding DUF6621 family protein has protein sequence MEEEIKMAETVMLIDAAFLNFVTEDVKKNFERMLNRELQDMDLSHLFTYIALDAGISEGKNEMQIFFIYDDDSASLAHAQPSDMVKELNNVAFSNEFGEFCFNTFQPEKMASREELFLESLKVIADSKEVKKLIVLSFNEEYGDKVNDILKDVEKKDLIQFRMNEPEQDIKYRWEMLAYPVMQSLGIRGDELQ, from the coding sequence ATGGAAGAAGAAATTAAAATGGCTGAGACGGTGATGTTAATTGACGCGGCGTTTCTGAACTTCGTGACCGAAGATGTAAAAAAGAATTTTGAAAGGATGTTGAATAGAGAATTACAGGACATGGATCTTTCTCATCTGTTCACATATATCGCTCTTGATGCGGGAATTTCTGAAGGAAAGAACGAGATGCAGATATTCTTTATCTATGATGATGATTCAGCCTCTTTGGCTCATGCACAGCCTTCCGATATGGTTAAAGAACTCAATAATGTGGCATTTAGTAACGAATTCGGAGAGTTTTGCTTCAATACGTTTCAGCCAGAAAAGATGGCTTCCCGGGAAGAACTGTTTCTGGAATCACTAAAGGTGATAGCAGATTCTAAAGAAGTGAAAAAGCTTATTGTGCTCTCTTTTAATGAAGAATACGGAGACAAGGTGAATGATATTCTGAAGGATGTGGAAAAGAAAGATCTGATTCAGTTCCGTATGAACGAGCCCGAACAGGATATAAAATATCGCTGGGAAATGCTGGCTTATCCGGTTATGCAGTCTCTGGGAATTCGTGGAGACGAATTGCAATAA
- a CDS encoding DUF4252 domain-containing protein, with translation MKLKHVLFTILMCFASMTFAQNKLVEKFGDMNGVTSVYISKSMLQMMPNMKTEGIDIGGIAGKLESILILTSEKASISNMMKSEVTHFAYDRKYEELMRVKDEGSKVTFYIKKKNNGKISELVMLVDEHPEFVFMQIMGDMTLQDIQKITKGKR, from the coding sequence ATGAAATTAAAACATGTGTTATTTACAATATTAATGTGCTTTGCCAGTATGACATTTGCACAAAACAAACTAGTTGAAAAGTTTGGTGATATGAACGGAGTAACTTCCGTGTATATATCTAAATCAATGCTTCAAATGATGCCTAACATGAAAACAGAAGGTATAGATATTGGAGGAATAGCAGGAAAACTGGAATCGATACTGATTTTAACAAGCGAAAAAGCTTCGATCTCTAACATGATGAAAAGCGAAGTTACTCACTTTGCTTATGATAGGAAATATGAAGAGTTGATGCGCGTAAAAGATGAAGGTTCCAAGGTTACTTTTTACATCAAGAAGAAAAACAACGGTAAAATAAGTGAACTGGTAATGCTGGTAGATGAACATCCGGAGTTTGTATTCATGCAAATTATGGGAGATATGACACTTCAGGATATTCAGAAAATTACAAAAGGGAAAAGATAA
- a CDS encoding TetR/AcrR family transcriptional regulator, with protein sequence MKETEDKILFGAFKLFLTKNFEKVTIADLERALELSRGAIFYYMKNKEELFRRVVDKYILSPHNIENKFATFKDSSLIDFIHFYIEGINKTMKSIESCGVENLSRCYFNLIFQAIQYYPNFGTFISEVFEEELELWKRVVSNAHNSGEIKKEFDADTVAMHFRYIYSGLSFEMSLKNGLDTELLMKLYMEYYNKVKA encoded by the coding sequence GTGAAAGAAACAGAAGACAAAATACTATTTGGTGCATTTAAACTTTTTCTAACCAAAAACTTTGAAAAAGTTACAATAGCAGATTTGGAAAGAGCCTTAGAACTAAGTCGTGGAGCAATCTTCTACTATATGAAAAATAAGGAAGAACTTTTCAGAAGAGTTGTTGACAAATATATCTTATCACCTCACAATATTGAAAACAAATTTGCTACTTTCAAAGATTCCAGCCTAATTGACTTTATACATTTCTATATTGAGGGCATTAATAAAACAATGAAATCAATAGAATCTTGCGGGGTAGAAAATTTGAGTAGATGCTATTTCAACCTTATATTCCAGGCAATACAATATTATCCCAATTTTGGTACATTTATTTCAGAAGTCTTCGAAGAAGAATTGGAATTATGGAAAAGAGTGGTTAGCAATGCACACAACTCAGGAGAAATAAAAAAAGAATTTGATGCTGATACTGTAGCTATGCATTTCAGATATATATATTCAGGGCTCTCGTTTGAAATGTCTTTAAAGAATGGACTCGATACTGAGCTTTTAATGAAGCTATATATGGAATATTACAATAAGGTTAAAGCATAA
- the coaE gene encoding dephospho-CoA kinase (Dephospho-CoA kinase (CoaE) performs the final step in coenzyme A biosynthesis.) has protein sequence MAIKIGLTGGIGSGKSVVSHLLATMGIPVYIADDEAKRITSSDITIRQQLVHLLGEEIFSNGELNKKLLAAYLFSDPENAKIVNGIIHPRVKEDFVRWASLNNHYPIVAIESAILIEAGFEDEVDIIVMVSAPLDLRLKRLALRDSSSSKEQIKKRIQSQMDDEEKKSMANFVIVNDEETPVIPQIIELMNFTSL, from the coding sequence ATGGCTATTAAAATAGGTTTGACCGGTGGCATTGGCAGTGGAAAATCGGTGGTCTCTCATCTGTTGGCTACAATGGGAATTCCTGTTTATATTGCAGACGATGAAGCAAAGAGAATTACTTCCAGTGATATCACAATCAGGCAGCAACTTGTTCATTTGCTAGGTGAAGAGATCTTTTCCAATGGTGAGCTAAATAAAAAATTGCTTGCTGCTTATCTCTTTTCAGATCCGGAGAATGCTAAAATTGTGAATGGAATTATTCATCCAAGAGTAAAAGAAGATTTTGTAAGATGGGCATCCTTGAACAATCATTATCCCATTGTGGCTATTGAATCAGCAATACTTATCGAGGCTGGCTTTGAAGATGAAGTAGATATTATTGTAATGGTTTCTGCTCCGTTGGATTTACGTTTGAAACGTTTGGCTCTGCGTGATTCATCTTCTTCCAAAGAACAAATCAAAAAACGCATTCAAAGTCAGATGGATGACGAAGAAAAAAAATCGATGGCAAACTTTGTTATCGTTAATGATGAAGAAACACCCGTTATTCCTCAAATAATAGAGTTAATGAATTTTACATCATTATAA
- a CDS encoding transposase, translating into METRPTSSRSLDAYYHINGDTFEKQYKEVLSGYRRWNEYSHADEWLIFPDNVGKRLCIDETSISDGELYTIVSNPEARGRKGSLVALVKGVSSNDVIDTLKLIPEDKRSVVEEVTMDLSNSMNLIIRRCFPKAKRTIDRFHVQKLTCDALQEMRIAHRWDAIQADTDAKEEAKEKGEDYQPTTFANGDTQKQLLARSRYLLFKSMDKWTESQKERAAILFDIYPDIKEAYSLTHSLRMIFNKNTVKDAARMSLARWYDKVDNSGFKSFNVIAGTLYEHYDEVLNFFTNRATNAFAESFNAKIKQFRAQLRGVIDIKFFFFRLSKLYA; encoded by the coding sequence ATGGAGACGAGACCTACGAGCTCCCGTTCGCTTGATGCTTATTATCATATAAACGGGGATACGTTTGAAAAACAGTATAAAGAAGTCCTGAGTGGCTATCGTCGATGGAATGAATATTCTCATGCGGATGAGTGGCTTATATTCCCGGATAATGTTGGTAAACGGCTTTGCATTGATGAGACATCCATAAGTGACGGCGAGCTTTATACCATAGTCTCCAACCCAGAAGCGCGTGGGAGAAAAGGGTCACTGGTAGCTTTGGTTAAAGGTGTTTCCTCAAATGATGTAATCGATACTTTAAAACTTATACCTGAAGATAAACGATCTGTCGTGGAAGAAGTTACAATGGACCTATCCAATAGCATGAATCTTATAATCCGAAGATGTTTTCCCAAAGCCAAGCGTACAATTGATCGTTTCCATGTTCAAAAGCTGACATGTGATGCATTGCAGGAAATGAGAATAGCACATCGTTGGGATGCCATTCAAGCCGATACGGATGCAAAAGAAGAAGCTAAGGAAAAAGGAGAAGATTATCAGCCAACCACATTTGCAAACGGTGATACGCAAAAACAATTGTTGGCACGGAGTCGATATTTACTGTTCAAATCCATGGACAAATGGACGGAAAGCCAAAAGGAAAGAGCGGCAATATTGTTTGATATCTATCCCGATATAAAAGAAGCTTATTCTCTAACGCACTCACTGAGAATGATATTCAACAAGAACACGGTAAAGGATGCAGCCAGGATGTCACTTGCACGTTGGTATGACAAAGTGGACAACTCTGGCTTTAAAAGCTTTAATGTCATAGCAGGAACGTTGTACGAACATTACGACGAGGTATTGAACTTCTTTACAAACAGGGCTACCAATGCGTTTGCAGAATCTTTTAATGCAAAGATCAAACAATTTAGGGCACAGCTTAGAGGAGTGATTGATATAAAGTTTTTCTTCTTTAGATTGAGTAAGCTTTATGCCTAG
- the clpB gene encoding ATP-dependent chaperone ClpB: MNFNNFTIKSQEAVQEAINLAQSRGQQAIETVHVLHGVMKIGENVTNFIFQKLGMNGQQIALVLDKQIDSFPKVTGGEPYLGRETNDVFQKAAQYSKEMGDEFVSLEHLLLALLTVKSTAANILKDAGMSEKELRAAITELRKGEKVTSQTSEDTYQSLNKYAINLNEEARTGKLDPVIGRDEEIRRVLQILSRRTKNNPILIGEPGTGKTAIVEGLAHRILRGDVPDNLKNKQVYSLDMGALVAGAKYKGEFEERLKSVINEVIKSDGNIILFIDEIHTLVGAGKGEGAMDAANILKPALARGELRSIGATTFNEYQKYFEKDKALERRFQVVQVDEPDILSTISILRGLKERYENHHHVRIKDDAIIAAVELSNRYITNRFLPDKAIDLMDEAAAKLRMEVNSVPEELDEISRKIKQLEIEREAIKREKDEVKLQQLNKEIAELKEQESSFKAKWQNEKTLVDKIQQNKVEIENLKFEAEKAEREGDYGRVAEIRYGKLQALNAEIEETQKQLHQTQNGSAMIKEEVDAEDIADVVSRWTGIPVKKMLKSEANKLLFLENELHKRVIGQDEAIEAVADAVRRSRAGLQDPKRPIGSFIFLGTTGVGKTELAKALAEFLFDDESMMTRIDMSEYQEKHSVSRLVGAPPGYVGYDEGGQLTEAIRHKPYSVVLFDEIEKAHPDVFNILLQVLDDGRLTDNKGRVVNFKNTIIIMTSNMGSSYIQSQFEKLNDENREGIIEETKNEVMVMLKKTIRPEFLNRIDETIMFLPLSENEIKQIVGLQIKGIQKMLAGNGVTLELTETAMQFIATAGYDPEFGARPVKRAIQRYLLNDLSKKLLAQEVEREKPIVVDASGEELVFRN, translated from the coding sequence ATGAACTTCAATAATTTTACCATTAAATCACAGGAAGCGGTACAAGAGGCTATAAACTTGGCACAAAGCCGCGGACAACAAGCTATTGAAACCGTCCATGTACTTCATGGAGTGATGAAAATTGGCGAAAATGTAACCAATTTTATCTTCCAGAAGCTGGGCATGAACGGGCAACAGATTGCGCTGGTGCTCGACAAGCAGATTGATTCTTTCCCAAAGGTGACCGGTGGAGAACCTTACCTTGGCAGGGAAACGAATGATGTTTTCCAGAAAGCTGCTCAGTATTCCAAAGAGATGGGCGACGAATTCGTTTCTCTGGAGCATTTACTGCTGGCTCTGCTGACGGTTAAAAGCACCGCTGCCAATATTTTAAAGGATGCCGGAATGAGCGAAAAGGAACTTCGTGCAGCCATTACCGAACTGCGTAAAGGAGAAAAGGTGACATCGCAGACCAGTGAGGATACTTATCAGTCGCTTAATAAATACGCCATTAACCTGAATGAGGAAGCCCGCACCGGCAAACTTGATCCCGTAATTGGTCGTGACGAGGAAATCCGTAGGGTACTTCAGATTCTTAGCCGGCGCACCAAGAATAACCCTATCCTTATTGGTGAGCCGGGTACCGGTAAGACAGCTATTGTGGAAGGTCTGGCGCACAGAATCCTGCGGGGCGACGTGCCGGATAATCTAAAGAACAAACAAGTTTATTCACTTGACATGGGTGCTTTGGTAGCCGGCGCCAAGTATAAGGGAGAATTCGAGGAAAGGCTGAAATCGGTAATCAATGAAGTGATAAAATCAGACGGTAACATCATCCTCTTTATTGATGAAATCCACACACTTGTGGGCGCAGGCAAGGGCGAAGGCGCCATGGATGCGGCAAACATACTGAAACCCGCGCTAGCTCGTGGCGAGTTGCGTTCCATCGGAGCCACAACTTTCAACGAGTATCAGAAATATTTTGAGAAGGATAAAGCACTCGAACGCCGTTTCCAAGTAGTTCAGGTAGACGAGCCGGATATTCTTAGCACCATTTCTATCCTTCGGGGACTGAAAGAGCGCTATGAAAATCACCACCATGTGCGTATCAAAGACGATGCAATCATTGCTGCCGTAGAACTATCCAACCGTTACATAACAAATCGTTTCCTTCCCGACAAGGCTATTGACCTGATGGACGAAGCTGCTGCCAAGTTACGTATGGAGGTAAACTCCGTGCCCGAGGAACTGGATGAGATAAGCAGAAAAATAAAGCAGTTGGAAATTGAGCGCGAAGCTATCAAACGGGAAAAGGACGAAGTCAAACTTCAACAGCTCAACAAAGAGATTGCCGAGCTGAAGGAACAGGAAAGTTCATTCAAAGCAAAATGGCAAAATGAAAAAACGCTGGTAGATAAGATTCAGCAAAATAAAGTTGAGATTGAGAACCTGAAATTTGAAGCTGAGAAAGCAGAACGTGAGGGTGATTATGGGCGGGTAGCCGAGATTCGTTACGGCAAACTTCAGGCATTGAATGCTGAAATAGAAGAAACGCAGAAGCAGTTACACCAAACTCAGAACGGGAGTGCAATGATTAAGGAAGAAGTTGATGCTGAGGATATTGCCGATGTAGTATCACGTTGGACGGGTATTCCAGTGAAGAAGATGCTAAAAAGCGAAGCCAACAAACTGCTATTCCTGGAAAACGAACTTCACAAAAGGGTAATTGGTCAGGATGAAGCTATTGAAGCAGTTGCAGATGCTGTGCGGAGAAGCCGGGCTGGATTACAGGATCCAAAGCGACCCATCGGAAGTTTCATCTTTCTGGGAACCACCGGTGTGGGTAAAACCGAACTAGCCAAGGCGCTTGCCGAGTTCCTCTTCGACGATGAATCAATGATGACTCGTATAGATATGAGCGAGTATCAGGAGAAACATTCCGTATCAAGACTGGTTGGAGCACCTCCGGGATACGTAGGTTACGATGAAGGAGGTCAGCTTACCGAAGCCATTCGCCACAAACCCTACTCAGTAGTGTTGTTTGATGAAATTGAAAAAGCGCATCCCGATGTATTCAACATCTTACTGCAGGTACTCGATGACGGCAGACTGACGGATAACAAAGGAAGGGTGGTAAACTTCAAGAATACCATCATCATTATGACCTCCAACATGGGAAGCTCGTACATACAAAGTCAGTTTGAAAAGCTGAACGATGAAAACAGAGAGGGCATTATTGAGGAAACCAAAAATGAAGTGATGGTAATGCTAAAGAAAACAATTCGTCCCGAGTTCCTGAATCGTATTGACGAAACCATTATGTTCCTGCCACTGTCGGAGAATGAAATCAAACAGATAGTGGGGCTACAGATAAAAGGCATTCAAAAGATGCTTGCCGGGAACGGAGTAACTCTGGAACTGACGGAAACAGCCATGCAATTCATTGCCACTGCCGGATATGATCCGGAGTTTGGTGCCCGTCCGGTAAAACGTGCCATCCAGCGCTATCTACTAAACGATTTATCCAAAAAGCTACTGGCACAGGAAGTAGAGCGCGAAAAACCAATTGTTGTAGATGCATCGGGAGAAGAATTAGTTTTCAGGAATTAA
- a CDS encoding putative sulfate exporter family transporter: MKAVVTFLKDNNKIIYGVLLVFCLFPFVTPPVALFTGLVFALICGQAHPKFNKKSSKYLLQFSVVGLGFGMNLHQALASGKDGMAFTIISVAGTLLVGSYIAWRMKVEKKTGYLISSGTAICGGSAIAAVGPVIKADDGQMSVSLGTIFILNAIALFLFPVLGHYLGLTQHQFGMWAAIAIHDTSSVVGAGAAYGEEALKVATTVKLTRALWIIPVAFVTSFIFKNKTSKISIPWFIFIFILAMLANTFLPLPAFLTSGLVWLARKGLTLTLFFIGASLSKDVLQRVGIRPMVQGVLLWIVIGVSSLLYILYAVA, encoded by the coding sequence ATGAAAGCAGTTGTAACATTTTTGAAGGATAACAATAAGATTATCTACGGAGTATTACTGGTATTTTGTCTTTTTCCATTTGTGACTCCTCCCGTAGCCTTGTTTACAGGGTTGGTTTTTGCGCTGATTTGCGGACAGGCACATCCTAAGTTTAATAAGAAATCATCAAAGTATCTTTTGCAGTTCTCTGTAGTAGGACTTGGATTCGGTATGAATCTTCATCAGGCCTTGGCCTCTGGCAAGGATGGTATGGCGTTTACCATTATTTCTGTTGCAGGTACATTATTAGTCGGTTCGTATATCGCCTGGCGTATGAAGGTGGAAAAGAAAACTGGTTACCTCATTAGCTCTGGAACGGCTATTTGTGGAGGAAGTGCCATTGCAGCAGTGGGGCCGGTAATAAAAGCCGATGATGGTCAGATGTCCGTATCATTGGGAACAATCTTTATTCTTAATGCTATTGCTCTTTTCCTTTTTCCTGTTCTTGGACATTACCTTGGATTAACCCAGCATCAGTTTGGTATGTGGGCGGCCATTGCCATTCATGATACAAGTTCAGTTGTTGGTGCCGGAGCTGCTTATGGTGAAGAAGCGCTTAAAGTAGCAACAACTGTGAAGCTTACCCGTGCATTATGGATTATTCCGGTAGCATTTGTTACTTCATTCATCTTTAAGAATAAGACTAGTAAGATCTCCATTCCGTGGTTTATCTTTATCTTCATACTGGCTATGCTGGCAAATACTTTCTTGCCCTTGCCTGCTTTCCTAACCAGTGGGCTAGTTTGGTTGGCTCGTAAAGGGCTAACTCTTACTCTTTTCTTTATCGGTGCTTCACTTTCAAAAGATGTTTTGCAACGTGTAGGTATTCGTCCAATGGTTCAGGGAGTTCTTCTTTGGATTGTTATCGGTGTATCTTCATTGCTATATATTTTATATGCAGTGGCTTAA
- a CDS encoding glycoside hydrolase family 97 catalytic domain-containing protein gives MKKIIPLTLLMLFFVVLTSFSKDILTSPDARLKSSVYIKHGKPFCQLTMDGVPIVNEILLGIKLTTGDFTSDLKLVDSSEPKYSEESYSLVVGKKKQITTKANYAVYTFNNAEGKEMKIEFRLANDGLAFRYLISGGSKATVMEELTAFQISKSASGFLHPMSKAHSSWARTNPSYEEHYAIDAPVTTISKDKQGWCFPALFKLPLKADKSPYWFMLSEAGTDGNYCATHLADATFSGLFKIAYSEAEQNIGTDPVYPTFALPFATPWRMIVVGDNLKKIVESTMATDLVKPKYEAKYDYKPGKASWSWLVLKDNNTTYEVQRQFIDMAAQLKLEYCLIDALWDTKIGRERMKELADYAKTKNVSLILWYNSNGKWNDADQTPKDKMDTRDIRREEMKWMQSIGVKGIKVDFFGGDKQATMKLYEDILTDANDFDITVNFHGTTLPRGWERMYPNFVTAEAVKGMEFCTFGQEAENLRPQHACVLPFVRNAVAPMDFTPLILNPTLGEKKGTGPVRRTTNAFELALPVIFFSGVQHLGLLPQNLEDYPAYVADYLSAVPSVWDETKLIDGYPGKFLVIARRSGDRWFIGAINGENTEKTIELDLSFIKDKQLNCIADGEDGTLTNSTITAEKSLSYKLKAHGGLVIY, from the coding sequence ATGAAAAAGATTATCCCGTTAACATTATTAATGTTGTTCTTTGTTGTTCTTACTTCTTTCTCAAAAGACATATTGACAAGTCCTGATGCCAGACTAAAGTCATCTGTTTATATCAAACATGGGAAACCTTTTTGCCAACTAACAATGGATGGAGTTCCAATTGTGAATGAAATATTATTAGGGATAAAATTAACTACCGGTGATTTTACGTCTGATTTGAAATTAGTGGATTCCTCAGAACCTAAGTACTCTGAAGAAAGCTATAGTTTAGTTGTGGGCAAGAAGAAACAGATAACAACTAAAGCAAACTATGCCGTTTATACCTTTAATAATGCAGAAGGTAAAGAGATGAAAATAGAATTTCGTTTGGCAAATGATGGTTTGGCTTTTCGTTATCTTATTAGCGGAGGTTCAAAAGCTACGGTGATGGAAGAATTAACTGCTTTTCAGATATCTAAAAGTGCCTCAGGATTTCTTCATCCAATGTCAAAAGCTCATTCCAGTTGGGCTCGTACTAACCCAAGTTATGAGGAGCACTATGCTATTGATGCTCCGGTGACCACTATTTCAAAGGATAAACAGGGCTGGTGTTTTCCTGCTTTATTTAAACTCCCGTTAAAAGCCGACAAATCTCCTTATTGGTTTATGCTGAGCGAAGCCGGAACAGATGGTAATTACTGTGCAACACACCTGGCTGATGCAACCTTTTCCGGATTGTTCAAGATTGCCTACTCCGAAGCTGAACAGAACATTGGTACAGATCCGGTTTATCCAACTTTCGCGCTTCCCTTTGCTACTCCATGGAGAATGATTGTAGTAGGTGACAACTTGAAAAAGATAGTGGAATCTACAATGGCTACTGATTTAGTAAAACCTAAGTACGAGGCGAAATATGACTATAAACCGGGAAAAGCTTCCTGGAGTTGGCTGGTTCTGAAAGATAATAATACGACTTACGAAGTTCAGCGTCAGTTTATTGATATGGCGGCTCAGCTTAAACTTGAATATTGTTTGATTGATGCATTGTGGGATACTAAAATTGGCCGTGAAAGAATGAAAGAATTGGCCGATTATGCAAAGACAAAGAACGTATCTCTTATTCTTTGGTACAATTCCAATGGAAAATGGAATGATGCAGACCAAACTCCGAAAGATAAAATGGATACTCGGGATATACGTCGCGAAGAGATGAAGTGGATGCAAAGCATAGGAGTGAAAGGTATTAAGGTTGACTTCTTTGGCGGTGATAAACAAGCCACAATGAAGCTTTATGAAGATATTCTCACTGATGCCAATGACTTTGACATTACTGTAAACTTCCACGGAACAACCCTTCCTCGTGGATGGGAGAGGATGTATCCTAATTTTGTGACAGCGGAAGCCGTAAAGGGAATGGAATTCTGCACTTTTGGTCAGGAAGCGGAAAACTTAAGACCACAGCATGCTTGTGTTTTGCCTTTTGTTCGTAATGCTGTAGCTCCAATGGACTTTACTCCACTTATTCTTAATCCTACTTTGGGAGAGAAAAAAGGAACCGGACCGGTGCGTCGTACTACGAATGCTTTTGAATTGGCTTTGCCTGTTATTTTCTTTTCCGGTGTTCAGCATCTGGGATTACTCCCTCAGAACCTGGAAGATTATCCTGCTTATGTTGCTGATTATTTATCGGCCGTTCCTTCTGTATGGGATGAAACCAAATTAATTGATGGTTACCCGGGTAAGTTTTTAGTGATAGCACGCAGAAGTGGAGACCGTTGGTTTATTGGAGCAATTAATGGTGAGAATACAGAAAAGACAATCGAACTGGATCTTTCTTTTATAAAAGATAAGCAACTGAATTGTATTGCAGATGGTGAAGATGGCACGCTGACTAATTCTACAATTACTGCAGAAAAGTCTCTTTCATATAAACTGAAAGCACATGGTGGTTTGGTTATCTATTGA
- a CDS encoding LysR family transcriptional regulator, which produces MSDFRLKVFLSVARNLSFTKASQELFITQPAITKHIQELESLYKARLFERLGNKITLTTAGELLQEHSERILDDYKRLDYEMHLLHNECSGELRLGASTTISQYVLPPLLARFIEKFPQVSLSLLNGNSRDVENALQEHRIDLGLVEGIIRQPNLKYATFLKDELVAVVHTHSKLAKLDEISVYDLYNIPLVLRERGSGTLDVLETSLLRHNIRLSDLNIKMYLGSTESIKLFLENADCMGIVSIRSISRELAAGLFKVIDIKYLEMEREFSFASLQGEESGLSQVFMQFAAHYNKKL; this is translated from the coding sequence ATGTCCGATTTCAGATTAAAGGTATTTCTCAGTGTGGCGCGGAATCTGAGTTTTACGAAAGCTTCTCAGGAGCTATTTATTACTCAGCCCGCCATTACCAAGCATATACAGGAATTGGAAAGTCTTTATAAAGCACGCCTTTTTGAACGATTGGGCAATAAAATTACTTTAACTACTGCAGGAGAACTTCTGCAGGAACATAGCGAACGTATATTGGATGATTACAAGCGGCTGGATTATGAAATGCATCTGCTTCATAATGAATGCTCGGGTGAACTTCGCCTGGGTGCAAGCACCACGATTTCGCAATATGTTCTTCCGCCTTTACTTGCCCGGTTCATAGAGAAGTTTCCTCAGGTTTCCCTGTCATTGCTCAATGGCAATTCCCGTGATGTGGAAAATGCTTTGCAGGAACATCGTATCGACCTGGGATTGGTCGAAGGGATTATCCGGCAGCCCAATCTGAAATACGCAACTTTCCTCAAAGATGAGCTGGTGGCGGTGGTGCATACTCACAGCAAGCTGGCCAAGCTTGACGAAATATCAGTATACGATCTTTATAATATACCTTTGGTCTTGCGCGAAAGAGGGTCGGGCACACTAGATGTCTTGGAGACTTCTCTGCTTCGCCATAACATCAGATTATCAGATCTTAATATAAAAATGTATTTGGGAAGTACGGAAAGTATTAAACTTTTCCTCGAAAATGCTGACTGTATGGGCATTGTTTCCATCCGTTCTATTTCTCGTGAACTTGCTGCCGGCCTATTCAAAGTGATTGATATAAAATATCTCGAGATGGAACGTGAGTTCTCTTTTGCCAGTCTGCAGGGAGAGGAGAGTGGACTATCTCAAGTTTTCATGCAATTTGCTGCTCATTATAATAAAAAGTTATAA
- a CDS encoding transcriptional regulator — MFRELDPLLHSQLRLALMAILMSVEEADFVYLKEKTQSTSGNLSVQLDKLSEAGYIKVEKSFVGKKTHTACQILPAGRKAFESYVQALKDYIG; from the coding sequence ATGTTCAGAGAATTAGATCCGTTGCTTCATTCACAACTTCGGCTTGCTTTAATGGCTATTCTGATGAGTGTGGAAGAGGCTGATTTTGTGTATCTGAAGGAGAAAACTCAATCGACATCCGGTAATCTCAGTGTACAATTGGATAAACTTTCAGAAGCTGGTTATATTAAAGTAGAAAAGAGCTTTGTGGGAAAGAAAACGCATACTGCCTGCCAGATTTTACCTGCGGGGAGAAAGGCTTTTGAAAGCTATGTTCAGGCTCTTAAAGATTATATAGGATAA
- a CDS encoding DUF5606 domain-containing protein — protein sequence MLKTILSISGKPGLYKLISQGKNMLIVESISEDKKRFPAYGNEKVISLADIAMYTNDAEVPLKEVLASVLKKENGEVASIDTKKSNSDQLRAYFAEILPDFDRDRVYVTDIKKLVNWYNVLVTNGITDFSTEEVVDSEAE from the coding sequence ATGTTGAAGACTATTTTGTCTATCTCGGGTAAGCCGGGTTTGTATAAGTTAATCTCTCAAGGGAAAAATATGTTGATTGTAGAGTCTATTTCAGAAGATAAGAAACGTTTTCCTGCTTACGGCAATGAAAAAGTGATTTCTTTAGCTGATATAGCAATGTATACAAACGATGCAGAAGTGCCTTTGAAGGAAGTTCTTGCTTCAGTGTTAAAGAAAGAAAATGGTGAAGTAGCATCTATCGATACAAAAAAATCTAATTCAGATCAGTTGCGTGCTTATTTTGCAGAGATTTTGCCGGACTTTGATCGTGACAGAGTATATGTTACCGATATTAAGAAACTGGTTAACTGGTATAATGTTTTGGTTACTAATGGTATAACTGATTTCTCAACTGAAGAAGTAGTTGACTCAGAAGCAGAATAA